One part of the Tunicatimonas pelagia genome encodes these proteins:
- a CDS encoding CRTAC1 family protein produces MLHLLKETQDLVDNSENMYANDSRVQYYDSLLLTEPDNYAYQYYRALDLLRRGDSGLAAEELKRLMVLKEAGKLDGQLTAPELDKLASYFGLSYLRLGEQENCILNHTAASCLFPIQTAGFHQLPQGSRQAIAIYEEILQQQPNNLNVRWLLNVAYMTLGEHPSEVPPEWLIPDSAFQSEHSMKEFPDIAHQIGFDFRGRSGGLVVDDFTNDGYLDILISEWGQDAPIRFFVNGANGTFSEQTETANLSGLFGGLNLVQADYNNDGWLDVFILRGAWLQEYGQHPNSLLKNNGDGTFTDVTIAANILSFHPTQTATWSDFNRDGWLDIFIGNETSGTQSFHPCELYLNNQDGTFREVASAAGVAVSKESFRIPSIIVKGVTSGDFNNDGWPDLYVSTSGGSEQHSNYLFQNNGVDETGVISFSDITQEAQLGGLNPTFATWFWDYDQDGWLDIFAAGYWQGNGGVITTDIAAEYLGLPHDAQTGLLFRNNQDGTFSNISEETNLDQILYAMGANYGDLDNDGWLDMYLGTGDPTLSSVIPNRVFRNAQGEYFQDVTTVTGMGHLQKGHAVTFSDIDNDGDQDLLMSMGGAYEGDVFQNAFFENPYQDEHNWITLHLVGTQSNRSAIGTKVVLTAKEDERERKLYREVNSGGSFGASTLRVEVGLGNADAIKEVTIHWPNSEQQTFTDLSLNTFYQITEGEKTPKQLTLNKLKFEQLHSTHNHTTSIP; encoded by the coding sequence ATGCTCCATTTGCTTAAAGAGACTCAAGACCTGGTTGATAATTCTGAAAATATGTACGCCAACGATAGCCGGGTTCAGTACTACGATAGCCTTCTTCTCACTGAACCAGATAACTACGCTTATCAGTATTATCGGGCACTAGATTTACTCCGGCGGGGCGACTCAGGGTTAGCCGCAGAGGAATTGAAGAGGCTAATGGTGCTAAAAGAAGCCGGAAAATTAGACGGTCAGCTTACCGCACCCGAATTGGATAAACTCGCTTCGTACTTCGGGCTAAGCTACCTTCGCTTAGGTGAGCAGGAGAATTGTATTCTTAACCATACGGCGGCTTCCTGCCTCTTCCCGATTCAAACCGCCGGATTTCACCAGCTACCTCAGGGGTCTAGGCAAGCCATTGCCATATACGAAGAAATACTCCAGCAACAACCAAATAACCTAAATGTGCGCTGGTTACTGAACGTAGCCTACATGACGCTAGGTGAACACCCTAGCGAGGTTCCACCGGAATGGTTGATTCCCGATTCGGCTTTTCAGTCGGAGCACTCCATGAAAGAGTTTCCTGATATTGCCCATCAGATTGGCTTCGACTTTCGCGGACGTTCGGGCGGATTAGTCGTGGATGATTTTACGAATGACGGTTACTTAGATATTCTGATTTCGGAATGGGGACAAGATGCTCCGATCCGTTTTTTTGTGAATGGTGCAAACGGAACCTTTAGCGAGCAAACCGAAACGGCTAATCTGAGTGGGCTTTTCGGCGGGTTAAACCTCGTTCAGGCCGATTACAATAATGATGGTTGGTTAGATGTGTTTATCCTTCGGGGGGCTTGGCTACAAGAGTATGGGCAACACCCCAATTCTTTGCTAAAAAATAACGGTGATGGCACCTTTACTGACGTAACTATCGCCGCAAATATTCTGTCATTCCACCCTACCCAAACCGCTACCTGGAGTGACTTTAACCGTGATGGTTGGCTGGATATCTTCATCGGCAACGAGACCTCCGGCACCCAGTCTTTTCACCCTTGTGAATTGTACCTCAACAATCAAGATGGCACTTTTCGTGAAGTAGCTTCAGCAGCCGGGGTAGCGGTTAGTAAGGAAAGTTTTCGGATTCCATCCATTATTGTGAAGGGAGTCACCTCGGGAGATTTTAACAACGATGGTTGGCCCGACTTGTATGTTTCTACCAGCGGGGGTAGTGAACAACACTCCAATTACCTATTTCAGAACAACGGCGTGGACGAAACAGGGGTAATCTCTTTTTCAGATATTACTCAAGAAGCTCAGTTGGGTGGACTCAACCCCACGTTTGCTACCTGGTTCTGGGACTACGATCAGGATGGCTGGTTAGATATTTTTGCTGCGGGCTATTGGCAGGGCAATGGCGGAGTCATTACTACCGATATTGCGGCTGAATACTTGGGATTACCCCACGATGCTCAAACCGGACTACTGTTCCGAAACAATCAAGATGGCACATTTAGCAATATTTCCGAAGAAACCAACCTGGATCAGATTCTCTACGCGATGGGAGCTAACTACGGCGACCTGGACAACGATGGATGGCTGGATATGTATCTGGGCACCGGCGACCCAACCCTCTCTTCAGTAATTCCCAACCGGGTATTTCGTAACGCTCAGGGCGAATATTTTCAGGATGTAACCACAGTTACCGGAATGGGACACTTGCAGAAAGGGCACGCGGTTACTTTCTCCGATATTGATAATGATGGCGATCAGGATTTACTTATGTCGATGGGTGGAGCTTACGAAGGCGATGTTTTTCAGAATGCTTTCTTCGAGAACCCGTATCAGGATGAACATAACTGGATCACACTGCATTTAGTAGGAACTCAGTCTAATCGATCTGCCATCGGAACCAAAGTAGTTTTAACTGCAAAAGAAGATGAGCGCGAACGGAAGCTTTACCGAGAAGTCAATTCGGGGGGTAGCTTTGGAGCTTCCACTTTGCGAGTTGAAGTTGGATTAGGAAACGCTGACGCTATTAAAGAGGTTACTATCCATTGGCCTAATTCTGAACAGCAAACTTTTACTGATCTTTCGTTGAATACGTTTTATCAGATTACTGAGGGAGAAAAAACGCCTAAGCAACTTACACTAAACAAACTAAAATTTGAGCAATTGCATTCTACCCATAACCACACCACCTCAATACCATGA